attgattggacacaacagataaaatgctgaaaagtgatATCTGTTTATGCCACGTAATTTGGCCAATGATTGTAAAGGTGGCCAATATAAGCTAACACCAATGTCAaaccaatgcatctgtagcttaTTTAATGTCATAAAAAACACCTTTGTCTGTTAAAAATGAGGAATGAAGAGCATTCTCAGTAAATATAAGTAAAGAGCATCTGGTTCCAAAATGGTCTGTATAATGTAGTAAAGTGGTTTATTACACATATTGAAGGTTAGTATGATTGTTTTCCCCAAATTTGAACAAATTTAAGCACCAGAGAAGTACATTTAAGACATGAGGTTATAAAAGACCTAGAGACCAATTTTAAGGTAATCACCAATATTACCAAAATAAGTATTATAAGTCACAAAGAGATGGAAATgtaataaatgatcattttgcTCTAAAATGTATTATCAGTTGAAAACTGGTAGCTTTGCATTAAGTGACATATATGTGTATTTGTTCTACGTAGTTGGGGAAGTTTTTTGTTGGAATTTCTCCTTCCAATAGTTGAAGCTAAATGCTTTCCATTCTAGGTAAAGTGATTATACTTGTCAAACCTTTGCATAGCTAACAACATTAATAATGCTTCTTTTACATTAGGATGGAAGTGGGTATGAGCCCAAGTGCTTTACATGCTGAGTCAACATTCATAATTGCCTTCATAAATAACACTGTCAACACTTATCTGTCTAGTCCTTGACTAATAAACCCTACCTTTCGATACAGTAAGTGCAGGTGACCACTGTGACCTCAGTATGTCCAGACAAATACTCCCATTGCTGTTGATATTTGGGTGGTAAATTTTTGTAGTAAATGCCacctgttaaaaaaacagagcaaaatgtggaaaatgtttaacacattaaaagaaataaatggcCAGTTTGAGTAAGATGAAACATGTGCCTTATTACTCACCTTGGGTGGCTTGAATGGATAATCTGTTGGGAAGTGGATAGTGAGGAAAAACACTCCACTCTGATACGGACTGTCACTCTATAAATAGAAACAAGATAAGTCTGTAGACAGCCACTTCattgttttagtcactttatgCAACCATATTTTATTTGGGTTAAGATAGTTTCACTTACCGGACCCATTATTGTTGCCTGCCAATGAAACACTGGGGAAAAAACATTGACAGTACATTACGTCTGATAGTTCTGATGCAAACTTGTGGTGTAAATTCACACACTTGACTGATTTAATAAGGATGATAATGAGGCGAATTTTTAACTACTCACAATCATCTCCCACCGGTCCGGCAGAGCACTGGGCAGGTGGGTCCCTCTGCAGGTCGGACAACTCCTGAAGGTaagacagcaacacaagaaACATCCTTGAAATTAGGGCTGCACAATGAGTCGcaatttttattgttaatgCCATGAGAGCCTTCGCAATAAACAAATCGCAAAAGTCTGGAATTATCATATGAAAAAACACACTTAATGGAAACAAGTAATACTTTAATGCCAAGTAAAAGAACATTTAACCTTTCGAACGGACTTCTGGTTGTTACAGCTGGCTCTCATGAAGCTCAGGCTAGCTACAAGATATCCTTGGATTAACTGGCACCAATTTAGTGGTGAAAGGGGTGCtttgttatttcttttattCAGGAGAAACATATTGCAAGCAAcattagctaaagttaacaagGACTCTTTATTGACTGATGCAGGAAAATACTCAGTGTTCTAGTCCCAAAGCAAGACCAATGCTGCAAAGGCAATGGATGATTTccatttggttaaaaaaaacaaaaaacaaaaacgttaTAAAGACTTAATCCACACTGTGTCTGGCTTTATGTAAAGATGGCTAACTTGACTTAATGGGTACAACTACACATTTTAGTTGGATTACAATAACTATCCCCCCATAGCAGCCAAGTTGGCTGTACAGCCTTGCTACATGTATAAATGTTGCTTGCAGGACTGATGACTTCCTTAGCATTTAGTAACATTGTAGTCATCTCGCCAGTTTAGCCAACAGATGTTGAGTGCATCGTACAGCTATATAAAAAGACGACATTCAACAGGAATAGACAAGGCAGATGCAGTAAGGAGATTGTAACAACAGAGCTACATTACGTACTGGACATGTACTGACACTGaggaaagacaacaaaacagcagatggttaaatttaaattaagcCCGTTATTTAACATCTCCTGAAAGGACGCGTATCTATTCTGTTATATAAATACACACCGTGGCCTGCTCCAATGCCCCATTTACTATTCCATATATGGCAACACTGACACTAGGGTTCAATTTTGGCAACCAGCAAGCAGCTGTCATTCAGCGACCAGACACATCATCAGCCATAATATAAGTGACCAACCACAGGCACAAAGACAACTGACAAGCTACGAAATTAAAACAAACCCCGTAAATGTCAAATCAAAGCACAAAGTTAGCTTAACGTTGCACTGCGAAATCTCCTTTTTAGCTCTTCTCTCTACGCTTGCCAGATAAACTGAAGTACTCATAACGTGTCGAAAAGAAAATTTAGATTCATACACATTGAGAACACGACATTAAACTGTCAAAACAATTAACTTGTTTGAGTGGTTATTGATAGCTAGCGTTACTGTAGCAATGCACCAACTGAGCCACCAGTTGTTAGCTCGTCTTTGTCTGTCAATTATTTTAAAAGCGgcgcaaaaacaacaaagttagATAAAGCCGAGCTCAAGACAGGGGCATGTAGGGGTTTTAGCTTTAAGGGGCATCCCAAGACTGGAAAAACCCACACACACGAAGGTATAGTAATCAACATgaaagaaatacacactcacCTTCTGAATTCTTTTCAACGCCATTGCATCAATGGCTATGCTAGGTAGCCTGTCAGCTAACGGTTAGCTCTTTACACATACAATTTGGCTTCTGTGGCCGCGTACTTACAATTCCCACACTACTTACAATCCTAAAATAACATCGAGTATTTATAAAGCTAGGGGCTTTTAATCACTTAAACAACTTGTGCGATAAACACTTTGTTAAATGGCGATATTTCTATAACTAAAGGTGAAATAATGGCGATATTTTGCTCTCTACTCACTCATCCCTACTCCTCTTCGTGCCTGGCAAACAGTTGCTGGTATTATCGCGAGACTTGGTTCTTTCAGAACGTGAACTGACAAGCGCAGAAGCCATTGTTGTAGTCCAGTATGAACTTGTCTTACTTTGGTCTCCCTGATAAAGtcaccaaggttataatagtttaagattttttcatcagttcatttttatgtcgtttttactttgtgttttcatttttagctTTTCCCCCATTGCTTTGTTAGTTTAGCgcttatttggaaaaaaagttttagtttactttttattagcttaagtttaaagtttagtttttttgatAATATGGGACACTTGTCAAGGGTGAGACACAAAAGGGACTGGAAAAGTAAACAACATACAGTTATTGAAAGTATATTCAAATAGAATACATTCCACTACTCTTTTTATCAAGGCTATCCAAATTTGAATGTTGAGTACAACCCAAGACCTTAAATTACCATTCACGAGCATTAAAATAAGGCCATTTAAACTTCCTGGGCTTGGGTAAATTGTAAGGTAGAATACTTGTGTCAAACtctaaaaataatgatatttcCCCCGGGTCTTATTTAATTTAAGCTAGTTTTGCATGAAAACAATGAAGTTTTCATTTAGTTTGAATTTAGCCTTTTTGTAAAGTCTAATTTTTATTCTAGTTTGAGttcactgaaatgatttttacagtgtagctttagttattagttttatttaactataataaccttgaaTTCATCAACTCAAAATTGAAGGAATTGGAGCTGTACATAAAGATAATATAACTACTTTaagtacctataaaaagtatcccCATTgaatttttaccctttttttgatTTTGCAAATCAATTATGgccaaatatatataaatacagaaaatacaaacaaccaaaaaactctttaatgtcaaagtgaaaacaaaattctacaaagtaatgtcaattacataaaaatacgtaatgtaaaataagtcattgcacaaatattcatcccctttaagttagtatttagtagatgcacctttggctgcagtcacagcactgagtctgtttggttaggtctcagtcaggattgcacatctggacatttcagttttactccattcttcctccattggattgaggtcCAGGCTttgactccagaacattcaccttgttgtttttaaagcatttctttGTAGCTCTCTCTGTATGCTCCAGGtgattgtcttgctggaaaatagaaataaatattctcccaagctgtagttctcttgcagactgaataaggttgtcctccaggattttcctatattttgcctcATCCAttgattttaccctctacaagccttccagggctggatgccaagaagcatccccacagcatgatgctgccaccaccatgcttcacggtggggatggtatgtttgtggtgatgagcagtgtgtggtgtctgccaaacatatcTGACGGTCAGATGTGTCTGATGGCtgaaaagcaacattttggtgtcactagaccaaagaacttccttccacttgatcatggagtttcccacatgccttttggggaACTCcagagatttaatgagttttcttcaacagtgtctttctctttgccactctcccttaaagctttgactggtgaagaacctgggcagcagttgttgtatgcagagtcgctttcatctcagcagctgaagcttgtaactccctcagagtagtcattggtgtcttcgtggtctctctcactagtctccttcttgcatggtcactcagtttgtgaggatggtgAGATCTAGGCAGACACATGCGCcttgtttttaaaggcactgtatgtatgtatacCAAATTTTATCACGTTGTACTAAATAAACTAATCTTCCAATAGCTAATTACCAAATATTCAAATACCTGCATTATCACTATTACTATTTTCATCTCTCTAATTAtgtccctttttttcctttttaaagttgatcacatttaaacctggaaaataatctgtaaCAGAGTAACACATCTTCAGTCATCCCAAATATTAGTGAGGCCAGGTGTCCACAAGATGTCACTGtttgaaaagagcaaaaacacacgACCCACATGCAAGGCCAGAATATATTATGTACAACATCAACAGgaaatgctttttcatttcagtgttaTCATGTTTGATTTATGCATGCTCAGAATCAATTCGGTAATAAAAGTCTTGTTTGCAAGTAATTTATTGAGTGCTAAAGACCTCAACAATGGAGCAGCAAAGTACAATAAAGGCAAACACATGTATTATATAGATGTACAtaagaataaagaaaaggaCCATCCTATTGTTCATTCAATACCCAATCATTGTAAAGGCATATTCATCTGACTCAGCTGCATGCTCTGGTTTCTGCACAGCCTTGTCTTGTAAAGCCTCATGAGCTTCCCTTTATATGTCTTAAACAAGAGTGAAAAAAGAGCTCTCATTATTTTAGTGAGTGTGTATGAATGGGTGCCAGTGTTCATTCTTCTTAAATGGCTGATTCAGTGTCAGGTTGAGGATCCTATCGTCAATGTGACACTGAGAGGGACCATTTTCCTTTGGAAAGCTGAAGATTCCTTCAGATAATATCTTATTGTTTGCTCATCTCTGTGCTCTCAATGACCTGCCTGTCCTCGGGGCCTGCCTGTAATCAGAttcagccagcagcagcagaggtagCAGTTTGGCTCTTGTGCAGCAGGGGCCTTGTGTTCTGAGTTTGTCTACTTGGAGAGGCCATTTATCAGCATGAGGTTTTCAGACAAAGTCAAGCCCACACTTTGTTGGCTTAAAGCCTGGGTTCACAAAGCCTCCCACTGTCACCTTACTGTAGTTTTCTCTCAAATCTCAAATCAGATTGGCTTTCTCGCTACTGTTAGAGTCTGTAGGGTTTGAAGTTGATGAATACAACAGTGAGCCCTTCAGATATGATTTTACCTTATAAACGTTCAAAGCAATAAGATAGTAATGTCTTATTTCTTTAAGGCAACATATCACTGACCTGTGTGGGGAATTTCCAACCTATTTCCAGGAGTGGAGTTTTTTGTTACAGGACAGACACTCTGAGTTCTGAATTGATGTATGAGCCGAGGTGTGAAAGTGTCACGAATGGGATGATATGGGTGGGGGTGGAAGCTAAGTTGACTGGTCTCATGAGGAAAATAGCCTTTAGTGCTGTTATTTGAAACCACAGACTCAGCAAACTCCAGTGATGTGTGTTTTTGGTCACATGAATCATCATTAGAAGAAGTCTATTGTATCACAGAAAGCATTATTGTTACAATCATGTCAAATCTGTGTCGGGCTTTAAGTATCCTCCTCCTCCGTGGCACTTTTTCCCATGGTCTTGCCACGACAAAGCGCATATGCTTGctatcattttcaaaattaacttAAATGAAGCTCGCTAATGTCTGAATTATCCAATAAAAGCAGCACCAATTAATGCTGAGCACAGGCCGGGCTCACAGTCCCCAGAGGTGTTCCTACCTTAGGTCAGTGTATTAGCTTTCTGAGGGCTCTCTTATGGGACAAAGCTCCATTGTTCCCACATACTAAGAGATATTTGTTCACTCTTTGTATCAATGGTCCTAATTTGATTATACACTCAGGCAATATGTGCAAGCAGTGCTCATGTTTGCAGTGAAGTCAGCACTCTGCACAATCAAATAATTCTTGAGCTGagcaagtggaaaaaatggtcttTATGCACGGAGCAATCACTGTTTCATGGCTCATTTCCTTAGCTgtgatttgattttgtttgtcaGTGTTAAGGTGGCCTTTGACCTAAAAAATCTCTCCAAATTTTCCTTTGCTTCTGTGTGTATCAGTTTGAGCAAGTTTTAAAACCTCAGATCAATAACTAAAAGTGAATTACCAGATTTTCTCAGGCTTCCTCTTGTCTCCTTCTTGTGGTTTGGACATTTAAACAAGCTGGTACAcgactgcatttttttattttggcttaCAGGTTTGAATGATGTAATCATATAAACATTTATTGCTCGAAGGATGTGCCTATTAAATGGTATTATGAGCTTTAACTATGGCTGTAGAGAGCTCTGCAGGTTTTATTGGCCTAATTGCATGGCTGCTTACGGGATGTCTCATTTGCAAGCAGGGGTCCCAGCACAAAAATAATACTTCATTTAGAGAGCAAAACCATTTAGAGTGACAGCCTGAGAGGTTCTCTGTTAGGAGTGGACGACGTATGAGCTGTAtttgaataaaagtaaagaatGTACTGGAAAATGACTTCAGTAGAAATGGAAGTCCGCTGTATAAAAGTCTGTAAGTATGCCACCTTCACTGTACTAAAGTATTTATCTGATGTTAATTACACCTCAGTATTGAGAGTAAAAGTACACATAAATGAAAAGTAGGAAGAATGAACTTCTTTGTTAGAGTCACCGGAGGAAAAGCAAGATTTTTCCATCTATTATAAGCTGTATTttctgtatatttaaaaaaaaaaatcaaaacacttaATCGCTTCATATTGGATTTGTATTAACTAAGATTATCAGAGGCAATATACCAAAGTAAAAGTTTACATATCTTTATGCCTCTATTTTGGCAGTATCTGCAACATTGTGTTATCAGGTTGTACGcgtgatatctcaagaatgctttgaggggtttccttcaaactttgcacaaaggCGAACTGTGACTTGATAACACGTTTAGATTTTGGATGTCTTACATCAGGGGTTCAAAACTTTTCagcttccaaaataaaagcgcCAGACACCGGTGACCCCCACCATCCCTGCAGGTAGTTAAAACATAAGATGTTGCACAAGCATGGtgtacaaaattacattttaaggaGGTTTGGTAcaaattatttgcatttaagCACACACAGGGGCGTAGCtggggattttgggcccccaggaAGAaatttacacagggccccccttagcTGGCCAGCCagcaaatgaaaaatgttgcattgtTTTATAGAAATCTatgaattttaatgtatttttgaacaacAATTTCCCCATATTAACGAGCAATATTTTACTATGGTTcaattaaatttattatttcCTTCACAGTAGTTAATGTGTTAAATAGCTTATTCAAAAAGTAAAAGACAATAACCCCCACATGTCTTGAGctggacactcttgtaaatgagattattgatctcaatgaggttttcctggctaaataaattttaataaaataaataaaatattagaaatataATATTGTTTCCTCACACCTCCTGACATTAAGTGGCTTTGATAAagtaatgacactaattacaaatacaaaaacaccgACGCCCATGAGCACACATCTcacaaaattaatttaatgatATTCTTTACAAAAGATGAAatatacatcattttaaatttctctttttttttttttttttagttttttttctgcatccttTGACCCTCCCCTTTAGTGTCTCACAATCCCCCAACTGATCATCCTGAACAAGGTTGGAATTAAACGTTTTCATCTACCTGCCTCTGTGGCTGTTGGGTTAAAATATATTTGCCAACCACAAAAATTTTTTACGTGCCACTCTGTTTTAACAAGCAGCATTATTTAATGaggtaaaacataaaaatcaacacTTACAGTATTCAAGTTCAAGGCTGTTCAATAAGAGGGAGTTGTTGCACAAACAATCCATGCTCATTTTAAACCACATTAAACCACATTGCATTGCTCCCCCTTGCCGTAGCATCTTTGTACCTTGGATGAGGCATATTGTACCTCACACATCTGCCCTGGTTCGGGGACCTTGTTGACCCAGGCGATGTCCTGGCTGGTATGGCTCTATCACTAGTCGATTCGCTCATCCTGAGGTATGGCTTACAGCATTAAGGACCTTGTCCAAGGGTCCACCTGGATTTTCACCTGCTGGGATTCGAACCTCTGCACCAAAGTCAGTGttgtaacccactgagctatctaTATACGTATACAGTGCCGTAAAGAAGTTATGCCCACTttttgattcctgatttttttttgcatatttatagcacttaaatgttttggatcatcaaacaattttaatatttcacaaaggAAACatagtttctaaatgatgattttatttattaagggaaaaaactCAAACCTATCttgccctgtgtgaaaaagtaattccccTCCCCTTGATAAATCATGTTCTtgcacagttcttggaaagctgagttcattttcactggccacacccagtcCTGATTACCACAAGAattgttgaatcaaaaaatcacttaaatggaagctgtcagacaaagtgaagaaggctacaagatctcaaaaagacacgcatcatgccacgatccaaagacattcaagaacagatgagaaacaaagtgattgaaatctgaACGAAGCACCTACATATTGATATCTATGCTAGCTTTCTAACGGTATAACATCCATTACGTCAACAATATGGCGTTCACTGAGGGTGTCCATTGTTCCACTAGACTCTTGGACGTTTTTGAGTGTGCTAGTAGTATACTGCATTTGAGGATACCACTTAGTGTGCACTTCTGCACTCAAATGTTTAGCATGTAGTAGAAAAATATGTGATCTGGGACACTGTTAGATTTATGTGTTGGCTGCCAAAATGTAGAAAGTAAAgcagttttcatttttgaagaGCATTTAGATGAACAAGCAGTTTAAGTGTCGAAAACTTAGTTTCACCACAGAGCTCATTTTCAGAGAGAACCCAGAAGAAAACCCCTCATCTTTCTGATGGAGCCATGTGATGCTAACTTCTGGATTGGCCGATATAAACATGTAACCACTGCAGAATTCAATACAGCtctaaataaaaacttttgCAATGTGTTAATTCTGTGTGATAAATTACACACCCCTTGACTGAAAAGTACCAAAATGAAAAGTAATCTGACAAACTTCACAGATGTCTTTCatatgtgttttcatttctgcaTTAGGACTAAAATGATATCAGCCTCACTGATGTTACAAAATGAGCAAACATGAGTTATGGATTCATCatcttttaaatgatttatgtttttctttttaattcttcTCTAATTATCTAATGCCTCCCCAGAGAGCAGAAAGAATGAGCTCAGATCCCGTCCCGTGCCTTTCACCTCTGATCCGCCCTCATCAGATGTGCATCATGTGGAGCGCAGGCACAAACCACACATAGTCATAAAGAAGCAGTAATCCTCCAGGGTTAAGCACTTAAAGAGCGATCCCCCGGGCCccctgtgtgtctctgtgttgcACCACAGTTCTGGCACGCTGATTGACAGCTCTGCAAACCGTTTTACTGTGCTGCTCTTGCAATGAGTAGACTCCAGAGAGCCGAGGTAATAACTAGTCTGGAGTGTTGACTAATACATTTTAGCGGTGACTCTTCTTAACCAAATGTGTTCCAGCTGTTTGAGTTCTGATGACAACTTCAGGTTTTCCCAGTTTGCTGAGCTTCCTTGAGAGACAAAGGAGGGATTTCCTCTgaagcagacagacaggcagtGGCAGCACCAACAAACGGAGTGGTACTGTTATCAAATAGAGTCTGACTAAATATATCATCCGGGACAGAGCAgaaaagaaggaggaagaagcaGGCTAGGAATGAGTACTTCATATAAACAATTATAGAACCAGAAAAGCCACAGtgtatgactttcttttctgaCTCAGAGGAAAGTGAAGAAAGCCGAGTATGCAACTGTCCTCAAGTTCTGGTCACAGCCACCTGTTGTTGGGCAGGATCTAACTCTGCAGAGGTGtgcagtgtgtgtatgtgattgTGTGTGAAAGTAAGTGACTGAGACATGGGGGGGCTGTCCATCCTGCTGCACAATAAACAGTTTGTTTCCCAGGAGCACCCCTCATGTTCCTGTTGTTGGCTCCATCGCCGCTCACTGGGAAACGTCCTGGCCTCTATTGTCCGAGAAGTCAGGGGTCACAGGATGCTCCTAAAGGCCCGAAAAGGGGAGGTAAGAGGTTGGATAGTGAGGGATGATAGAGAGCTAAAACCCCCTCCCTTCTTTCTACGCACGCaccacttaaaaaacaaaaccttaaatgcttttcttctcttttcttttctttcattcaaTCATTATTCAGGAAATGAAATCAGGACAATGCTCCAACTCACTTTTTCATAAAACATCCTGATTGCCATTAGCCCGTGTGTGTAGAGCTCTGTCTCTTTCTTACATACTTTGCATTTCTTTAATTCAGACTTTGCAGACTTTCCcatgaaaaaacaggaaattaaatCTAAGCAGCTAACGCAAGGTAAAGATCATCATTACagaagaaatcagccaagaagAGAGCGGTTGTATTGCACTGTTTACACCACAGACGGAGCTTGAACGCTGTCTGAGATGATGCAGCAGATACATGCCATTGATTACAGTGACCTTTTAAATAGCGCAGCACATAAAATGGCTATATAAATGCTGTTTCTGCAGCCCCATTACGCCTCATAGCAGCAGATGTTTATGATAAACAGAATCTGCCATAATGGAAAGTTCTCTCACTTCTCTGGTGCTGAAACAATTCTGTTGAAGTTGTTGAGACCAATATGTCCTATGATGTTGATATTTTGAAGGCTTTTGAGCTGCTGTCTTCTTTCTTTATTGCATTTGAGTGAAAGAGCTTCAGGGCCTGCAGCCTGTCCAGAGCCTCAGTGTGCTGCAGGAAAGGAATGAGGAGACATGCTATTCTCTGGACATTCATGGGGACACATTCATCTTTTTTATGGAGCTAGGCTAACCCCAGCTTTGAACAATATTCCAGATGTTGTTGCATTACAGTTTATCCGCTTAACACTAATGGATGTGTCCACAGCACCTTGACAGCAACAACAAATGTGGGATCCTTTAGGTCTGCAACAGTCTCTGGACTGGTAaagtttactttcatttgtgttttacatCACAGTTGACATAGTGGGCAAGGAGGATACAGCCTTATACATCTACAGGTCCACAGATTCACCTGTTATATTGACATCAAGATTGTTTCCAAAATTTTAATTGCATATTACAATACTGGATCAAGCTGAAACATGGAAAGGTAACTTTCTCTCTACCAATTAAATGTAGTAACTAAAAATGATGTCCTGTATTCAAAAGCTtactttaaaggggaaatatcaTGAAACAcccattttcagtgtttttgtacatATATTTGGTTATCTGGAAAATCTACCAGATTTTCCTCTGGTACCTCATGCTGATAAATGGCCATTCCtgcaaaacaggaaataagaaAAACCAGTCCTTTCTTCACTATCCTTCTAtgtcttaaccttgcaaagcacatggattggccagattccatgtctgtcaccaGGCAGATTTATCTTGCTAAGCTgtaatctgaaatgattgtgccaggtctgagaaccgGCCAAACCAATCTGCATTTGAGGAGAaggaggtggtagctacaggtgaggtttagttgtactggatcCCAGTGGCAATGGCTGTCAccggtgtagcaattagcttggagcTATATGTAGCTATAGTTTAGTATAAACCAGTGGTTTTTAGTggttgcccaaggcacaccaaaaatcAAGCCAAAGTCtaaaggcacaccatattcatgtccttgcaaaatagcctcttaaaTACGTGTTGCAACtacaaatcattttagttaCAGAGTGACGGAGTGTAATGCAGCTCAATGGCACAAGGTTTTCCACTGTCACCCTAttcttattttcctctctgccaCTTGTATTGAGATGGACAAGTAACAAATAGGTTGCACAGAGGATGACAAGGTACCAGGAGTGTCCTAACagaggatattcttaattttcttcaacttttctCACTCACcaaacttgttagcttgttttacaaagtggtgAGTGTGATGCATGAATACTATTCATACACATTTATGAGATCTTATGGTCTGACTTGTGCTAGCACGGAGACAATAGGCACCACACCTCCAGTTCTccactttcaaagtaaaagcatgagatgtcatattttcCACATAAAAACAGTCAATGTATAGGGCAGAGAATGGCATATTAAACAGATAACAGGtggacagtgagcatgcaaAGCTGCATGATGCAATGTGATGTCTGATGCCTGCATGCAGTAAGGAAGAAGGTTGttacagttaactaaaactaactaaataactaaaactaaaatta
The Cheilinus undulatus linkage group 5, ASM1832078v1, whole genome shotgun sequence DNA segment above includes these coding regions:
- the ube2d4 gene encoding ubiquitin-conjugating enzyme E2 D4 → MALKRIQKELSDLQRDPPAQCSAGPVGDDLFHWQATIMGPSDSPYQSGVFFLTIHFPTDYPFKPPKVAFTTKIYHPNINSNGSICLDILRSQWSPALTVSKVLLSICSLLCDPNPDDPLVPEIAHTYKADREKYNKLARDWTHKYAM